From Trichoderma atroviride chromosome 1, complete sequence, one genomic window encodes:
- a CDS encoding uncharacterized protein (EggNog:ENOG41) — protein MATPGSGLESLPGSNTFPRRKNVPASEFSLDSDVSTSAPLKKSKLGRRGSKLGLRHLFGRKLSKPGESLPSPVSLKSPSSLNSLNMLNNLGKPPSRSGGFRKSLVDISGWPYGPQAKSELALSTPDYPWDPSHELPPDDTHVSRPQTPAAGLSASSGKRTPGMSITRQPRPTLTVWTIPPLSRANQQELKQQTLSATVKPVETVLRRSEKSGVTDMIVPLTETDTIMSSAGISPGDKFRRRNRGDSLSAGNLEWTTKIYILVTAGYLLQYTGNGAPDRLPEKVLRLGTSSAAFVTDVIPGRHFVLQVTSTTDSYDRSPSTDPRSFFSKLPFRSSDKRNTSNMIMVFENAEDMDDWMTCLRSKIEELGGKRSISEADLLREAEAKLNEDAIPSSRLREKPSLKSMTLRDVSYSAQATPTTPSTAPHQERNTRILDYSIPVVDFDSFNHDLSFDDKSATNSIASHDGRQLDNLRDSSQRLSQMSSSQRTNLTSTTSSPAGSPVRDRFPLSADITIIPETARPRPNASVIANRRVSLQTMGPFVGEVSLSGDGLLEHHQHSLLPWANAAGNDAIPSPTGTHSFGISTLQSTGRRASHMKVASALDVENFFSPPSPRDAVAPTSRGSQRKLSSIRVGRRPLSTVEDQPSPKENVMPERPVTSHNAETRPPSDIPSVPKLPRERLVSMSNVPQVLGRLSLPSRRLSIVPKLTTRSPSQGPATPPGFQLDENAHDSPRRLASINALRKQLEVKGSSSKSRDASPLASPATDRSFSPLPSPLSASWTDKTKKSRTSVDDVDEFSRGFSLGFSWATNRASIMSAFSDKFPGEAHPIANIAESLPQLSPPPTGPLPAIPSRPSSSSSNYAKSMKHKKSLPRMAMPPPAPPPTCALPPLPPKAAVEA, from the coding sequence ATGGCCACCCCTGGCAGTGGACTCGAATCCCTCCCGGGCAGCAACACCTTTCCTCGAAGGAAAAATGTACCGGCCTCCGAATTCTCGCTGGACTCGGATGTCTCGACCTCAGCTCCGttgaaaaagagcaaactgGGCCGTCGAGGGTCCAAGCTCGGTCTAAGACACCTCTTTGGTCGAAAACTTTCCAAACCGGGCGAGAGCCTTCCCTCTCCTGTTTCTCTCAAGTCACCCAGCTCGCTCAACTCGCTCAACATGCTCAACAACTTGGGCAAGCCGCCTTCTCGATCTGGAGGCTTCCGAAAGTCTCTCGTGGATATCAGCGGTTGGCCATACGGACCGCAAGCCAAGTCTGAACTTGCCCTTTCTACGCCAGATTATCCATGGGATCCCTCCCACGAGCTGCCACCGGACGACACTCATGTTTCCCGTCCACAAACACCTGCCGCCGGtctttctgcttcttccggGAAGCGCACCCCAGGCATGTCAATCACCAGACAGCCTCGTCCGACTCTCACCGTCTGGACAATACCGCCCCTCAGCCGGGCGAACCAGCAGGAGCTCAAGCAGCAAACGCTCTCTGCCACCGTCAAGCCCGTCGAGACCGTTCTGAGACGCAGTGAGAAGTCGGGCGTGACCGATATGATAGTGCCTCTCACTGAAACCGATACAATCATGAGCAGCGCCGGCATTAGCCCTGGCGACAAGTTTAGGAGAAGGAACCGCGGAGACTCCCTGTCTGCCGGCAATCTTGAGTGGACCACCAAGATTTACATTCTTGTCACTGCTGGCTATTTACTCCAATATACTGGAAACGGCGCTCCCGACCGCCTGCCTGAAAAGGTGCTGCGCTTGGGTACGTCTTCGGCGGCTTTTGTAACTGATGTGATTCCGGGACGTCATTTCGTCCTGCAGGTTACATCCACCACAGACAGCTACGACAGATCACCATCCACCGACCCCCGATCCTTTTTCTCAAAACTTCCCTTTCGGTCATCAGACAAGCGCAACACATCCAACATGATTATGGTTTTTGAAAACGCCGAGGACATGGATGATTGGATGACTTGCTTACGGTCCAAGATTGAGGAGCTTGGAGGCAAGAGGAGCATCTCCGAGGCTGACCTGCTCAGGGAAGCCGAGGCTAAGCTGAATGAAGATGCCATTCCTTCTTCGCGTCTTCGTGAAAAGCCAAGCCTGAAATCCATGACACTGAGAGATGTCTCTTATTCTGCGCAAGCCACTCCCACAACCCCTTCGACGGCACCCCACCAAGAACGCAATACTAGGATTCTTGATTACTCAATTCCCGTGGTTGACTTTGATTCTTTCAACCACGATTTGTCATTCGATGACAAGTCGGCAACGAACAGCATCGCATCCCATGACGGTCGCCAATTGGACAATCTTCGCGACAGCTCACAGCGGTTATCGCAAATGTCGTCTAGCCAGCGGACAAACTTGACATCGACCACTTCTTCGCCCGCGGGCTCACCCGTGCGCGACAGGTTCCCGCTATCGGCAGATATCACCATTATTCCAGAGACGGCGCGGCCTAGACCCAACGCCAGCGTCATTGCCAATCGACGAGTATCGCTGCAGACTATGGGACCATTCGTTGGGGAGGTCAGCCTTAGTGGAGACGGTCTGTTGGAGCATCACCAACACAGCCTGCTTCCCTGGGCCAACGCTGCTGGAAATGATGCGATTCCATCTCCCACTGGCACTCACAGTTTTGGAATCTCCACTTTGCAATCTACGGGTCGTCGGGCTTCCCATATGAAGGTGGCTTCTGCTTTGGATGTAGAAAACTTCTTCtctccgccatcgccaagagATGCTGTCGCCCCGACATCCAGGGGATCGCAGCGTAAGCTGTCCAGTATCCGTGTAGGGCGACGACCCCTATCCACGGTTGAAGACCAGCCGTCTCCCAAAGAGAATGTCATGCCAGAAAGGCCTGTGACGAGCCACAATGCGGAGACTCGGCCACCCTCGGACATTCCTAGTGTTCCCAAGCTACCTCGAGAGAGGCTTGTGTCCATGTCAAACGTCCCCCAGGTGCTGGGACGGTTGTCTTTGCCTTCACGACGTCTGAGCATAGTGCCTAAATTGACAACACGGAGCCCCAGCCAGGGCCCTGCCACTCCACCTGGCTTTCAACTTGATGAGAACGCACATGATAGCCCCCGGAGACTCGCCAGTATCAACGCACTGCGAAAGCAGCTCGAGGTCAAGGGttcatcatcaaagtctAGAGATGCTAGCCCCCTGGCATCGCCCGCCACTGACCGGTCATTCTCGCCATTGCCTTCACCCCTCTCGGCTTCTTGGACCGacaagacgaagaagagtcGAACCTCGGTCGATGATGTGGACGAATTCTCGCGGGGCTTTAGTTTGGGGTTTTCTTGGGCAACCAATCGAGCTAGCATCATGTCTGCCTTTTCTGACAAGTTCCCCGGAGAGGCGCATCCCATTGCAAATATTGCAGAGTCGCTTCCTCAGctttcgccgccgccaacaggGCCTCTTCCGGCAATTCCCTCGAGgccttcgtcttcttctagcAACTACGCCAAGAGTATGAAGCACAAGAAGAGCCTGCCGCGGATGGCTATGCCTCCGCCAGCACCACCTCCTACATGTGCCCTTCCGCCATTGCCACCAAAGGCTGCGGTTGAGGCATAA